A single window of Methylobacterium nodulans ORS 2060 DNA harbors:
- a CDS encoding class II aldolase/adducin family protein, translating to MDERECRLRETIVELCREMNRNGLNQGTAGNISARHGDRMLLTPSATPYDRMTPAMIAAMPLDGDGTAWEGPLKPSTEWRFHRDILRSRPDAQAVVHAHPTFATTIAITRRSIPACHYMVAAFGGHDVRCSGYALYGTEALSREALKALEGRTACLLANHGIIAIGESLEKAMWRAVELEALAKQYFYSLQLEGGPVILSRAEIDEVLKGFASYGLRSDAASPERGGPAS from the coding sequence ATGGACGAGCGCGAGTGCCGGCTGCGGGAGACGATCGTCGAGCTGTGCCGGGAGATGAACCGCAATGGCCTGAACCAGGGCACGGCCGGCAACATCTCCGCCCGCCATGGCGACCGGATGCTGCTGACGCCGAGCGCCACGCCCTACGACCGGATGACGCCCGCGATGATCGCGGCGATGCCCCTCGACGGCGATGGGACGGCCTGGGAGGGACCGCTCAAGCCCTCCACCGAGTGGCGCTTCCATCGTGACATCCTGCGCAGCCGCCCGGACGCCCAGGCAGTGGTTCACGCCCATCCGACCTTCGCGACGACGATCGCCATCACCCGCCGGTCGATCCCGGCCTGTCACTACATGGTGGCGGCGTTCGGCGGCCACGACGTGCGCTGCTCCGGCTACGCGCTCTATGGAACCGAGGCCCTGTCGCGCGAGGCGCTCAAGGCCCTGGAGGGCCGCACGGCCTGCCTGCTCGCCAACCACGGCATCATCGCGATCGGCGAGAGCCTGGAGAAGGCGATGTGGCGCGCCGTCGAGCTCGAAGCGCTGGCCAAGCAGTATTTCTACAGCCTGCAGCTGGAAGGCGGGCCCGTCATCCTGTCGCGCGCGGAGATCGACGAGGTGCTGAAGGGGTTCGCCAGCTACGGGCTGCGCAGCGATGCGGCCTCCCCGGAGCGCGGCGGCCCGGCCTCCTGA
- a CDS encoding response regulator has translation MTSSPDPTCPDNADPDTGTVPVVLLVEDDGLLLMEAADTLSDAGFQVVEAPHADKALQVLESAQEVDALMTDVDMPLGSIDGLALARLVAKRWPRIPVLVVSGMGTPGPNDMPEGARFIPKPYAPSDLVQTLHDCVRRAA, from the coding sequence ATGACATCCAGCCCGGACCCGACCTGCCCGGACAATGCCGATCCCGACACCGGAACGGTGCCCGTCGTGCTCCTGGTGGAGGATGACGGGCTGCTGCTGATGGAGGCTGCCGACACCCTCTCGGACGCCGGATTCCAGGTCGTCGAGGCGCCTCACGCCGACAAGGCGTTGCAGGTGCTGGAGAGTGCCCAGGAGGTGGATGCGCTGATGACCGATGTCGACATGCCGCTCGGCTCCATCGACGGTCTGGCGCTCGCCCGTCTGGTCGCCAAGCGCTGGCCCCGGATCCCCGTGCTCGTCGTGTCCGGGATGGGAACGCCCGGCCCCAACGACATGCCGGAGGGCGCGCGCTTCATCCCCAAACCCTATGCTCCTTCCGACCTCGTCCAGACCCTGCACGATTGCGTGCGCCGCGCCGCCTGA
- the asd gene encoding archaetidylserine decarboxylase (Phosphatidylserine decarboxylase is synthesized as a single chain precursor. Generation of the pyruvoyl active site from a Ser is coupled to cleavage of a Gly-Ser bond between the larger (beta) and smaller (alpha chains). It is an integral membrane protein.), with protein MTTLRSALARIAAQEDLNFLLTNRIPRRLATRFIGWFSRIENPLVRDVSIGIWRLFSDLDLSEAKTTRFRSMHDCFIRELKDGARPIAADPSVLVSPCDAIVGANGRIEGTRVFQVKGFPYSLADLVPDAATVAQFRDGSYVTLRLTAGMYHRFHAPHDCRVESVTYIAGDTWNVNPIALKRIEALFCKNERAVVRTRLAATGHAVALVPVAAILVASLRFRFLDIGLDLRLKGPCTLPCDAALAKGQEMGWFQHGSTIIVLAPKGFSLCDTVREGHRIRLGEPLMRLPDL; from the coding sequence ATGACGACACTCCGGTCCGCCCTTGCCCGTATCGCCGCGCAGGAAGACCTCAACTTCCTGCTCACGAACCGCATCCCCCGCCGCCTCGCCACTCGGTTCATCGGCTGGTTCAGCCGGATCGAGAACCCGCTCGTGCGCGATGTCTCCATCGGGATCTGGCGCCTGTTCTCCGATCTCGACCTGTCGGAGGCGAAGACGACGCGGTTCCGCAGCATGCACGATTGCTTCATCCGCGAGCTCAAGGACGGCGCCCGGCCGATCGCGGCGGACCCGTCGGTGCTGGTGAGCCCCTGCGATGCGATCGTCGGTGCGAACGGCCGCATCGAGGGCACGCGGGTGTTCCAGGTGAAGGGCTTCCCCTACAGCCTCGCCGACCTCGTTCCGGATGCCGCCACGGTCGCGCAGTTCCGCGACGGGAGCTACGTCACGCTCCGGCTCACGGCCGGGATGTATCACCGCTTCCACGCGCCGCACGACTGCCGCGTGGAATCCGTGACCTATATCGCGGGCGATACCTGGAACGTGAACCCGATCGCCCTGAAGCGGATCGAGGCCCTGTTCTGCAAGAACGAGCGCGCGGTCGTCCGCACGCGGCTTGCCGCGACCGGACATGCGGTGGCACTCGTCCCGGTCGCCGCGATCCTGGTCGCGAGCCTGCGCTTCCGCTTCCTCGACATCGGGCTCGATCTGCGCCTGAAGGGGCCGTGCACCCTCCCCTGCGATGCGGCCCTGGCGAAGGGTCAGGAGATGGGCTGGTTCCAGCACGGCTCCACCATCATCGTGCTGGCCCCGAAAGGGTTCTCGCTCTGCGACACGGTCCGGGAGGGACACCGCATCCGCTTGGGCGAGCCGCTGATGCGGCTGCCGGACCTATAG
- a CDS encoding aminotransferase class III-fold pyridoxal phosphate-dependent enzyme — MNMHWSLLALAPFGAAAAAGAAVRLRRRLQLSRAKHRSLTGHSRMARRVAGLIPFYEYGPDRYFRADGAPEAVAARRRAGFERLAGLYRERFAETRRLTAAVRDGLSDLQFTSLYRVPFQFARLAREHLGAGAFLRASAGVTVTDLDGNVFYDVAGSYGVNLFGYDAYKGFLERGAETVREFGPVLGAYHPVVARNVERLRAVSGLDEVSFHMSGTEAVMQAVRLARYHTRRSHLVRFCGAYHGWWGDVQPGIGNPLPARDTYTLSDMSEATLQVLRSRRDIACILVNPLQALHPNAGAPADSALVDSARSAGFDRAATTAWLRRLREVCTEHGIVLIFDEVFVGFRLAPGGAQEYFGVTADMVTYGKTVGGGLPIGVLCGRRDLMRRYRDDRPVDICFARGTFNSHPYVMGAMEAFFAHLERPETKALYEGLDARWRARAEDLNRRLAAEGLPVRIAGLSTIWTVLYTRPSRYNWMLQYYLRAEGLALSWVGTGRLIFSLNYTDADFAAVAERFVAAARTMEADGWWHPLPQTDRQIRRGVLKELFAVRRAEWFGRRAPRPDRELSDAPLGA, encoded by the coding sequence ATGAACATGCATTGGTCGCTCCTTGCTCTCGCTCCTTTCGGTGCGGCGGCCGCGGCCGGCGCGGCCGTCAGGCTCCGTCGCCGCCTCCAGCTCTCGCGCGCCAAGCATCGCTCGCTCACCGGCCATTCACGGATGGCCCGGCGCGTCGCCGGGCTGATCCCGTTCTACGAATACGGACCGGACCGCTACTTCCGCGCGGACGGCGCCCCCGAGGCGGTCGCCGCCCGGCGCCGCGCCGGGTTCGAGCGCCTCGCCGGGCTCTACCGCGAGCGCTTCGCCGAGACCCGGCGCCTCACCGCCGCGGTGCGGGACGGGCTCTCCGACCTGCAATTCACCAGCCTCTACCGGGTGCCCTTCCAGTTCGCCCGCCTGGCGCGCGAGCATCTCGGCGCCGGCGCCTTCCTGCGGGCCTCGGCAGGCGTCACGGTCACGGATCTCGACGGCAACGTCTTCTACGACGTCGCGGGATCCTACGGGGTCAACCTGTTCGGATACGACGCCTACAAGGGCTTTCTGGAGCGCGGTGCCGAGACGGTCCGCGAGTTCGGGCCGGTGCTCGGCGCCTACCACCCGGTCGTGGCGCGCAACGTGGAGCGCCTGCGCGCGGTCTCCGGCCTCGACGAGGTGTCGTTCCACATGTCGGGCACCGAGGCGGTGATGCAGGCGGTGCGCCTCGCCCGCTACCACACGCGCCGCTCCCATCTCGTGCGCTTCTGCGGCGCCTATCACGGCTGGTGGGGCGACGTGCAGCCCGGCATCGGCAATCCGCTGCCGGCGCGCGACACCTACACGCTGTCGGACATGTCGGAGGCGACGCTCCAGGTCCTGCGCAGCCGCCGGGACATCGCCTGCATTCTCGTCAACCCGCTCCAGGCGCTGCACCCGAATGCCGGTGCTCCGGCCGATTCCGCCCTCGTCGACAGCGCCCGCAGCGCCGGCTTCGACCGCGCCGCGACCACGGCCTGGCTGCGCCGGCTCCGGGAGGTCTGCACGGAGCACGGCATCGTGCTGATCTTCGATGAGGTCTTCGTCGGCTTCCGCCTCGCGCCGGGCGGGGCGCAGGAGTATTTCGGCGTGACGGCCGACATGGTGACCTACGGCAAGACCGTCGGCGGCGGGCTGCCGATCGGCGTGCTGTGCGGCCGGCGCGACCTGATGCGGCGCTACCGCGACGACCGCCCGGTCGACATCTGCTTCGCCCGCGGGACCTTCAACTCGCACCCCTACGTGATGGGCGCGATGGAGGCCTTCTTCGCGCATCTGGAGCGCCCCGAGACGAAGGCGCTCTACGAGGGGCTCGATGCGCGCTGGCGCGCCCGGGCGGAGGACCTCAACCGCCGGCTCGCGGCCGAGGGCCTGCCGGTCCGCATCGCCGGGCTGTCGACGATCTGGACCGTCCTCTATACGCGCCCGTCGCGATACAATTGGATGCTGCAATACTACTTGCGCGCGGAAGGGCTCGCCCTGTCCTGGGTCGGCACCGGCCGGCTGATCTTCAGCCTCAACTACACGGATGCGGATTTCGCCGCCGTGGCGGAGCGCTTCGTGGCGGCCGCGCGGACCATGGAGGCGGATGGCTGGTGGCACCCGCTGCCTCAGACCGACCGTCAGATCCGCCGCGGCGTGCTGAAGGAACTTTTCGCGGTGCGCCGGGCCGAATGGTTCGGGCGGCGGGCGCCGCGCCCGGACAGGGAACTGTCCGACGCGCCTCTGGGCGCCTAA
- a CDS encoding class I SAM-dependent methyltransferase, with product MSSMPNSRAATAGALPERDLDTDAVAKAYGRWAPVYDMVFGRVFARGRSLAIEAAERVGGRVLEVGVGTGISLPAYRRSTRLFGVDISEPMLAKARERVRALRLQNVEGLAVMDAEHLDFPDGAFDVIVAQYVVTAVPNPEAALDEFARVVRPGGEIVITTRIGAEGGLRGLLEKLFSPVANRLGWRTEFSWARYASWAERSGTVTIIERRPLPPLGHFCLLRMRKAAR from the coding sequence ATGTCCTCCATGCCCAACAGCCGCGCCGCCACGGCGGGCGCCCTGCCGGAGCGCGATCTCGACACCGATGCGGTCGCGAAGGCCTATGGCCGCTGGGCGCCCGTCTACGACATGGTGTTCGGGCGGGTCTTCGCGCGCGGGCGCAGCCTCGCGATCGAAGCCGCCGAGCGGGTCGGCGGACGGGTGCTGGAGGTGGGCGTGGGCACCGGCATCTCGCTGCCCGCCTACCGCCGCTCGACCCGCCTGTTCGGCGTCGACATCTCCGAGCCGATGCTGGCGAAGGCCCGGGAGCGCGTCCGGGCCCTGCGCCTCCAGAACGTCGAAGGTCTCGCGGTGATGGATGCCGAGCACCTCGATTTCCCGGACGGCGCCTTCGACGTCATCGTCGCGCAATACGTGGTGACGGCGGTCCCGAACCCGGAAGCCGCCCTCGACGAGTTCGCGCGCGTGGTCCGGCCCGGCGGTGAGATCGTGATCACCACGCGCATCGGCGCGGAAGGCGGCCTGCGCGGCTTGTTGGAGAAGCTGTTCTCGCCGGTGGCCAACCGCCTCGGCTGGCGGACGGAATTCTCATGGGCCCGCTACGCGAGCTGGGCCGAGCGCTCCGGCACCGTGACGATCATCGAGCGCCGCCCGCTGCCGCCGCTCGGCCATTTCTGCCTCCTCCGCATGAGGAAGGCCGCTCGCTGA
- a CDS encoding 2-dehydro-3-deoxy-6-phosphogalactonate aldolase, producing MGVMDWLGRCPLVAILRGVRPDEVEAVAEVLVAAGIVIIEVPLNSPDPIASVGRLAARFGDRALIGAGTIRRTEEVTAVAEAGGRLLVTPHAAPDLVRAAKARGMVTMPGFFTPAEAFALIDAGADALKLFPAEAGGPATLRALRAVLPGEVPLLPVGGVDAGNLAAWRAAGAAGYGCGSSLYKAGDTPDAVAAKARALVAAL from the coding sequence ATGGGCGTGATGGACTGGCTCGGGCGCTGCCCTCTGGTGGCGATCCTGCGCGGCGTGCGGCCGGACGAGGTCGAGGCCGTGGCCGAGGTGCTGGTGGCGGCCGGTATCGTGATCATCGAGGTGCCGCTCAACTCGCCCGATCCGATCGCCAGCGTGGGACGGCTCGCCGCCCGCTTCGGCGATCGCGCGCTGATCGGCGCCGGGACGATCCGGCGGACCGAGGAGGTGACGGCCGTGGCGGAGGCGGGCGGGCGCCTCCTGGTCACGCCCCACGCGGCGCCCGATCTCGTGCGCGCGGCCAAGGCGCGCGGCATGGTCACGATGCCGGGCTTCTTCACCCCGGCCGAGGCTTTCGCGCTCATCGATGCGGGTGCCGACGCGCTCAAGCTGTTTCCCGCAGAGGCCGGCGGGCCGGCGACGCTGCGGGCCTTGCGGGCGGTCCTGCCCGGCGAGGTGCCGCTCCTGCCGGTCGGCGGCGTCGATGCGGGCAATCTCGCCGCGTGGCGGGCGGCGGGCGCGGCCGGGTATGGGTGCGGCTCCTCCCTCTACAAGGCGGGCGACACGCCCGACGCGGTCGCCGCCAAGGCCCGCGCGCTCGTCGCCGCCCTATAG
- the mgtE gene encoding magnesium transporter translates to MIETLPLDAMVDPAALAARLADESAADIVESLNEEAPEVAAAILLSLPSERAIEVLDQPELACAADIIEMLPRDRVASYLSGMSADRVTDLFKEIEEPGRSDLRARLDAETRGAVDRLIAYPEESVGSIMTTEFVAVPATWTVRQTLDHIRVVERTRETVYSIFVLDPRTRALTKAVPLRRLLSGDPGDSILSVAPTRRPVVLTADASRDEAARLISKYDLLAIPVVDEANHVIGIVTVDDVIDAMIERQTEQVQRFGGMEALDEPYMDIGFWQMIRKRAGWLCVLFLSEMLTASAMQGFEGELERAIVLTLFIPLIMSSGGNSGSQATSLLIRALALHQVQLRDWWRVALREVPAGITLGAILGFIGIVRIVVWQKTGLYDYGEHWMLVAATVGTALIGIVLFGSLAGSMLPFLLQRLGFDPATASAPFVATLVDVSGLVIYFTVALVILKGTLL, encoded by the coding sequence ATGATCGAGACCCTGCCCCTCGACGCGATGGTCGATCCGGCCGCGCTGGCGGCGCGCCTCGCCGACGAGAGCGCCGCCGACATCGTGGAATCCCTGAACGAGGAGGCGCCCGAGGTCGCGGCGGCCATCCTGCTGAGTCTGCCCTCCGAGCGGGCGATCGAGGTGCTGGACCAGCCCGAACTCGCCTGCGCCGCGGACATCATCGAGATGCTGCCGCGCGACCGCGTGGCCTCGTATCTCTCGGGCATGTCGGCCGACCGGGTCACCGACCTGTTCAAGGAGATCGAGGAGCCGGGCCGCTCCGACCTCCGCGCGCGCCTCGACGCGGAGACCCGCGGCGCCGTCGACCGGCTCATCGCCTATCCGGAGGAGAGCGTCGGCTCGATCATGACGACCGAGTTCGTCGCCGTGCCGGCGACCTGGACGGTGCGGCAGACGCTGGATCACATCCGCGTCGTCGAGCGCACGCGCGAGACCGTCTACTCGATCTTCGTCCTCGATCCCCGCACGCGCGCCCTCACCAAGGCCGTGCCCCTGCGCCGCCTGCTGTCGGGAGATCCCGGCGATTCCATCCTCTCGGTGGCGCCCACCCGCCGTCCGGTGGTGCTGACGGCGGATGCGAGCCGCGACGAGGCGGCGCGGCTGATCTCGAAATACGACCTCCTGGCGATCCCGGTCGTCGACGAGGCGAACCACGTCATCGGCATCGTCACCGTCGACGACGTGATCGACGCCATGATCGAGCGCCAGACCGAGCAGGTGCAGCGCTTCGGCGGCATGGAGGCTCTCGACGAACCCTACATGGACATCGGGTTCTGGCAGATGATCCGCAAGCGCGCCGGTTGGCTCTGCGTGCTGTTCCTGTCCGAGATGCTCACCGCGAGCGCCATGCAGGGCTTCGAGGGGGAACTCGAGCGGGCGATCGTGCTGACGCTGTTCATCCCGCTGATCATGAGCTCGGGCGGGAATTCCGGCTCGCAGGCGACCTCGCTGCTCATCCGGGCGCTCGCCCTGCATCAGGTGCAGCTGCGCGACTGGTGGCGGGTGGCCCTGCGCGAGGTCCCGGCCGGGATCACGCTCGGCGCGATCCTCGGCTTCATCGGCATCGTGCGGATCGTGGTCTGGCAGAAGACGGGCCTCTACGATTACGGCGAACACTGGATGCTCGTCGCCGCGACGGTCGGCACCGCGCTGATCGGCATCGTGCTGTTCGGCTCGCTCGCCGGCTCGATGCTGCCCTTCCTCCTCCAGCGCCTGGGCTTCGACCCGGCCACGGCCTCCGCGCCCTTCGTGGCGACACTCGTCGACGTGTCGGGGCTGGTGATCTACTTCACGGTGGCGCTGGTCATCCTGAAGGGCACGCTGCTCTGA
- a CDS encoding amidase yields the protein MTDFLPTETDPTLMSAASLARAIAARRLSPVAAVDAFLSRIARLDPALHAFVEVYGPDARLAAEGADRAIRSGHAVGPLHGVPVAVKDLIDIEGRITTGGSMTMRNRRATATATIVRRLIAQGMILLGKTHTVEFAFGGWGTNQRMGTPRNPWDPAHPRTPGGSSSGSGVAVASRLAPWAIGTDTGGSVRLPASFCGITGLKVTVGRVSTHGVLPLSTTLDTPGPMARSVEDVALLFNVIQGPDPLDPITRGIAPVDPMPVLERGVRGLRLGRMPAAEREGCAADVLAAYDRALELLDRAGAEIVDIQLPFRFVDFVNAAAILQAEAYFHNGAIAEDFAAPLDEDVRARILSGAAVSARDYLRTRRLQQDMRRAFDRAMSGLDALLTPTTETAAIRLDAVDQAVMPSRFTRFGNFLELCALALPNGFSAEGLPLSLQVVCRGGDEPMALRIGQAYQQATDWHTRLPPV from the coding sequence ATGACCGACTTTCTTCCGACGGAGACCGATCCCACCCTCATGTCCGCCGCGAGCCTCGCGCGGGCGATCGCCGCGCGGCGCCTTTCGCCGGTCGCTGCGGTGGATGCATTCCTGTCGCGCATCGCGCGCCTGGACCCGGCCCTGCACGCCTTCGTGGAGGTTTACGGCCCGGATGCGCGTCTCGCCGCGGAGGGGGCCGACCGGGCGATCCGCTCGGGTCATGCCGTGGGGCCGCTCCACGGCGTGCCGGTGGCGGTCAAGGATCTCATCGACATTGAGGGCCGGATCACCACCGGCGGGTCGATGACGATGCGCAACCGGCGCGCCACCGCGACCGCCACGATCGTCAGGCGCCTGATCGCACAAGGCATGATCCTGCTCGGCAAGACCCATACGGTGGAGTTCGCCTTCGGCGGCTGGGGCACCAACCAGCGGATGGGAACGCCGCGCAACCCCTGGGATCCGGCTCATCCGCGCACGCCGGGCGGGTCGAGCAGCGGCTCGGGCGTGGCGGTGGCGAGCCGGCTGGCTCCCTGGGCGATCGGCACCGACACGGGCGGCTCGGTTCGCCTGCCGGCCTCGTTCTGCGGCATCACCGGCCTCAAGGTGACGGTGGGGCGGGTCAGCACCCACGGCGTGCTGCCCCTCTCCACCACCCTCGACACGCCCGGCCCGATGGCGCGCAGCGTCGAGGACGTGGCGCTCCTGTTCAACGTCATCCAGGGTCCGGATCCGCTGGACCCTATCACCCGCGGCATCGCGCCGGTCGACCCGATGCCCGTTCTGGAGCGCGGCGTGCGCGGCCTGAGGCTCGGGCGGATGCCCGCGGCAGAGCGCGAGGGCTGCGCCGCCGACGTGCTGGCGGCCTATGACCGCGCCCTCGAGCTGCTCGACCGCGCGGGCGCCGAGATCGTCGATATCCAGCTGCCCTTCCGTTTCGTGGATTTCGTCAACGCCGCGGCGATCCTCCAGGCCGAAGCCTATTTCCACAACGGTGCGATCGCCGAGGACTTCGCCGCTCCGCTCGACGAGGACGTGCGCGCCCGGATCCTCTCCGGCGCTGCGGTCTCGGCCCGCGACTACCTGCGCACGCGACGCCTGCAGCAGGACATGAGACGGGCCTTCGACCGGGCCATGTCCGGACTCGACGCGCTCCTGACGCCGACCACCGAGACGGCGGCGATCCGCCTCGACGCGGTGGATCAGGCGGTGATGCCCTCGCGCTTCACGCGATTCGGAAATTTCCTGGAACTCTGCGCCCTCGCCCTGCCGAACGGCTTCTCGGCGGAGGGGTTGCCGCTCTCCCTGCAGGTCGTCTGCCGCGGCGGCGACGAGCCGATGGCGCTGCGGATCGGGCAGGCCTACCAGCAGGCGACGGACTGGCACACGCGCCTGCCGCCGGTGTGA
- a CDS encoding O-acetylhomoserine aminocarboxypropyltransferase/cysteine synthase family protein: protein MPPFDPSALAFATRAVHAGTAPDPATGARAQPIYFTNGFVFESNEQAADIFAMRATGFSYSRGSNPTVAALERRVASLEGAKAAVAVSSGQSAMLLVLLTLMQAGDAYVSAARLFGGSLGLMRRLETRYGLTPQFTRGLNPEDFEAAITDKTRVIVCESIVNPCGTVVDIAGVAAVARRHGLPLVVDNTLASPALIRPIEYGADIVVHSTSKFLSGSGTVIGGIVCDAGRFDWKATGRYNLINEPWPDYEGLVVSDRFPETAFAVACRLFGLRDLGPGLSPMNAFLTLTGIETLPLRMERHCANARAVAAFLKAHPKVAWVSYPSLPGQAGEAVANRYVPNGAGSIFTFALKGGEQAALDFISGLELISHLVNIGEIKSLAIHPATTTHRQLRDDEKAAACVGPETVRLSIGLETIEDLIADIEQALAKLP from the coding sequence ATGCCTCCCTTTGATCCGTCAGCTCTCGCCTTCGCCACCCGGGCCGTTCATGCCGGAACGGCGCCCGATCCTGCGACCGGAGCGCGCGCCCAGCCGATCTACTTCACCAACGGCTTCGTCTTCGAGTCGAACGAGCAGGCCGCCGACATCTTCGCGATGCGGGCGACCGGCTTCTCCTATTCCCGCGGCTCGAACCCGACGGTGGCGGCCCTGGAGCGGCGCGTCGCCTCGCTCGAAGGCGCCAAGGCGGCGGTGGCCGTGTCCTCCGGCCAGTCGGCCATGCTCCTGGTGCTCCTGACCCTCATGCAGGCGGGCGACGCCTACGTGTCCGCGGCGCGGCTGTTCGGCGGCTCGCTCGGGCTGATGCGGCGCCTGGAGACCCGCTACGGGCTCACGCCGCAATTCACCCGCGGCCTCAACCCTGAGGATTTCGAAGCGGCGATCACGGACAAGACCCGCGTGATCGTCTGCGAGTCGATCGTGAACCCCTGCGGCACCGTCGTCGACATCGCGGGCGTCGCCGCGGTGGCGCGGCGCCACGGGCTGCCCCTCGTCGTCGACAACACGCTCGCCTCGCCGGCCCTGATCCGACCGATCGAGTACGGCGCGGACATCGTCGTGCATTCCACCTCGAAGTTCCTGTCGGGCTCAGGCACCGTGATCGGCGGCATCGTCTGCGATGCCGGCCGGTTCGACTGGAAGGCGACGGGCCGCTACAACCTCATCAACGAGCCCTGGCCGGATTACGAGGGCCTCGTGGTCTCGGACCGGTTCCCGGAGACCGCCTTCGCGGTCGCCTGCCGGCTGTTCGGCCTGCGCGACCTCGGCCCGGGCCTCTCGCCGATGAACGCCTTCCTGACGCTCACCGGCATCGAGACCCTGCCGCTGCGCATGGAGCGTCACTGCGCCAATGCCCGTGCGGTGGCCGCCTTCCTCAAGGCCCACCCGAAGGTCGCCTGGGTGAGCTATCCGTCGCTGCCCGGCCAGGCGGGCGAGGCGGTGGCGAACCGCTATGTCCCGAACGGCGCCGGGTCGATCTTCACCTTCGCGCTCAAGGGGGGCGAGCAGGCGGCCCTCGACTTCATCTCCGGCCTGGAGCTGATCTCCCACCTCGTGAATATCGGGGAGATCAAGTCGCTGGCGATCCACCCGGCGACGACCACCCACCGCCAGCTGCGGGACGACGAGAAGGCGGCGGCCTGCGTCGGGCCGGAAACGGTGCGGCTGTCGATCGGGCTGGAGACCATCGAGGATCTGATCGCCGATATCGAGCAGGCGCTGGCGAAGCTTCCCTGA
- a CDS encoding 2-dehydro-3-deoxygalactonokinase, with amino-acid sequence MIAIDWGTSSARAYRLDPAGAIRESRETGSGILHVPPMTFAAALRALVGDWIDAGERRVLLSGMVGSRQGWREVAYRPCPAGIDDLRAGLETVPFEPGVTVRIVPGLSAADEAGIPEVMRGEEVQVFGALAGRREGLLCLPGSHSKWVRVRDGRICGFTTGLTGEAYAALRGHTILGRMMEGEPVPGEAFDAGVRRAQDAGGLLHHLFGTRALGLFGRLSPAEGASYLSGLLIGHDVRENLPPGGGTVDLIGAGPLMTLYARAIAARGGAARSGDADAAARGLALIGEGLAWA; translated from the coding sequence ATGATCGCGATCGATTGGGGAACGAGCAGCGCCCGGGCCTACCGGCTCGATCCGGCGGGGGCGATCCGGGAAAGCCGGGAGACGGGGAGCGGCATCCTGCATGTCCCGCCGATGACCTTCGCCGCGGCCCTGCGCGCGCTCGTCGGCGACTGGATCGATGCGGGCGAGCGGCGCGTGCTGCTCTCCGGCATGGTGGGCAGCCGGCAGGGCTGGCGGGAGGTGGCCTATCGGCCCTGTCCCGCGGGGATCGACGATCTCCGGGCCGGGCTGGAGACGGTGCCCTTCGAGCCCGGCGTGACGGTGCGGATCGTTCCCGGGCTGAGTGCCGCCGACGAGGCCGGGATCCCCGAAGTGATGCGCGGCGAGGAGGTGCAGGTCTTCGGCGCGCTCGCCGGTCGCCGCGAGGGCCTGCTCTGCCTTCCCGGCAGCCACAGCAAATGGGTGCGGGTGCGCGACGGACGCATCTGCGGATTCACCACCGGCCTGACCGGCGAGGCCTATGCGGCCCTGCGCGGACACACCATCCTCGGCCGCATGATGGAGGGTGAGCCTGTCCCCGGGGAGGCATTCGATGCCGGCGTTCGGCGGGCGCAGGATGCCGGCGGACTCCTGCATCACCTGTTCGGCACGCGTGCGCTCGGCCTGTTCGGGCGTCTCTCTCCGGCGGAGGGAGCGAGCTATCTGTCGGGGCTGCTGATCGGGCACGACGTGCGCGAGAACCTGCCGCCCGGGGGCGGCACGGTCGACCTCATCGGCGCAGGCCCGCTGATGACGCTCTATGCACGGGCGATCGCGGCCCGCGGCGGCGCGGCCCGCTCCGGCGATGCGGACGCGGCGGCGCGCGGATTGGCCCTGATCGGGGAGGGACTCGCATGGGCGTGA
- a CDS encoding low affinity iron permease family protein, giving the protein MAPGRSFSDFAASVARAAGKPATFALSLIVIVLWAVSGPFFHYSDTWQLIINTGTTIITFLMVFLIQNTQNRDGAAIQAKLDELIRASAAQNVYIGIEHLTEEELDSLRACCEARARAARAADAAQEAANVKAERAAASAAGR; this is encoded by the coding sequence ATGGCACCCGGTCGCAGCTTCTCGGATTTCGCCGCGTCGGTTGCCCGGGCGGCCGGAAAGCCCGCGACCTTCGCGCTGAGCCTGATCGTCATCGTGCTCTGGGCCGTGAGCGGCCCATTTTTCCACTACTCGGATACGTGGCAGCTCATCATCAACACCGGCACCACGATCATCACCTTCCTGATGGTGTTCCTGATCCAGAACACCCAGAACCGGGACGGCGCGGCGATTCAGGCCAAGCTCGACGAGCTGATCCGCGCGAGCGCAGCGCAGAACGTCTATATCGGCATCGAGCATCTGACCGAGGAGGAGCTCGATTCGCTGCGGGCGTGCTGCGAGGCGCGGGCCCGCGCCGCCCGGGCGGCGGATGCCGCGCAGGAGGCCGCCAACGTGAAGGCCGAGCGTGCGGCGGCGAGCGCCGCAGGCCGCTGA